The DNA segment GTGGTCATGGGTTAGTCCTTCCGGTGCTTGCCGACGTAGTCCAGTTCGTCGGCTTGCTGGTCGGCGGGGTGGGTGGAGCTGAGAAACGTGGTGTGGTTGCGGAGCCACTTCTCGACGCCGGGGACTGCGAGCACCCGCTGGATGGCGGCGGTCACGGTGAGGAAGCTGACCACGGCGGGCACGGTGTCGATGTTCGCGGCCTCGGCTATTTCAGGCAGTAGGGGTAGCAGCGCGATGGCGGCCACGATCGTGGTGCGCAGGGTGGCGCGCCACGGGTAGCGGATAACCGCCGGGGCGTTGCTCAATCTTTCGGGCTGCATGCGCCACGTAACTCCCTACTGCAAACACCATGAGGATCACGCCAGCGGCTACACCGGCGGCGAAGATCAGGGCCATGATCATCATTTCTTCAGATCGGTCGTGCCAGGCACGCCCGCGCGGGCGGCGGTGGCGGCCAGTAGGTCGTACATCGTCCGGTTGCCGCCCTGCGGCCAGCCGCCGAACTGGCCGGGGGCTTTCTCACCGCCGAGCTGGGCAAGGATGAACCGGCATAGGTCGCGGGTCTCGGTCAGTAGGGCGCGGTCTTCGGGGGTCATGTCATCGTCTCCTTTGGGTGGGGTGGGGTGCTGTGCTTCGGCGACCATGGCGAGGAACCGATCCCACGGGAACCCCGGGCCGGGGTCTACGTGGTCGGTCTCTCCCCATGCCTGGGCGGTATCCACGTGTCCGCAGAAACCACCACGGCCAGCGCGGAGTTCACCTGCCGAGCGCTTGACCACGGGGATTCGATAGCGGCGGGCCCACTCGGCGCATACCTGGGCACCGGCCCGTAGCATGCGGTCCTGGGCTAGCCACTGTTCGCGGGTCTCGGTGCCGCGCATGACGAACGACAGGTGCAGCCCGGACCGGTTCGAGGTGGGCCCGGCGGACCACGTTTGCCAGTCATCGGTGTTCTCTTTCAGCACCACGAGGCGGGTGTCGACCAGCATGTGGTAGCTACCGGATTCGCTGTCGATCTGGTACTGCGCTACGTTCTCCGCCGGGGTGCCGGGGCTGTTCACGGTCACGTGAATGCAGATGTGGTTGATCGCGCTGAGCGGGCGCGGATTGCCGAAGTTGAAGCGGGGGGACCAATCAAGCATTGCCGTTCTCCTGTGGTGTGTCGTGGTCGGGTTTGTCGTCGTCGGGCACGTCAAGGTCACCCACGGTCGGGCTCGTGAGGTCGGTCAGATCGAAGGCGACGGCGGTTCCACGTGGAACCACATCGTCGAGTCCGAGGCGGGCGGCGATCGCGGCCATGTACGGGGCGAGCGCGTAGTCGATCAGCTCGACGTTCCGGGCGGCGGCGTTGCTGTAGGTGATCGTGCCGGTACCTGCCGTGCCAGCGTCGATCATCATGGCGGGCACCCCGGCGGCGCGAGCGATATCCACGGCGGCCGCGTTACGCCCCCCGATGAGTAGATCGGTGTTCGCTTTGCCGAGTTCTTGGACGTCGATGGACTGGTTCGCGAATGCCACGCCGCCGTTCTTGCCTCGGCGGGCATCGGCCCACGATTCGACCAGGGCGCGGCGCTGGGCGTCGGTGAGTGGCTGGCCGCCGGTTTGCTTCAAGAGCACCTGGGCGGCGGGGGTCTCGGCGTACCGGGTGGCGAGCTCTTGGAGCTGCACGGCGTGGCGTATCGCGGCTGCCGAGGTCTGCAACAGGCCTTCATCGGGGCCGGGGATGAGGCACACGTCCGACGGGTCCACGATCTGGCCTTGCACGATCACGCGGTTGTCCTGGTCCACGTCCCACAGGTGGTAGGGGATACGGTCGGCGCGGATGACTGCGCCGCTGGCGTCACGTTCGAGCGCCCAACAACTCCACCCGTAGAAAAACAAATCGTCCACGGTCCATGTCATGCGGAACACCGGGGAAGCTACCCCGTCGGTGCGGACCATCCACAGGGGCTGGCGCACGGCGCGCTTGCCGTCC comes from the Corynebacterium heidelbergense genome and includes:
- a CDS encoding phage portal protein; its protein translation is MGITDSLRQWLALPYLAAQPYDAVPYESPWASPNHLLTITPPDAPRPVSRAMAMGVPAIARARRLIVGAIARCPLEARQDGKRAVRQPLWMVRTDGVASPVFRMTWTVDDLFFYGWSCWALERDASGAVIRADRIPYHLWDVDQDNRVIVQGQIVDPSDVCLIPGPDEGLLQTSAAAIRHAVQLQELATRYAETPAAQVLLKQTGGQPLTDAQRRALVESWADARRGKNGGVAFANQSIDVQELGKANTDLLIGGRNAAAVDIARAAGVPAMMIDAGTAGTGTITYSNAAARNVELIDYALAPYMAAIAARLGLDDVVPRGTAVAFDLTDLTSPTVGDLDVPDDDKPDHDTPQENGNA
- a CDS encoding N-acetylmuramoyl-L-alanine amidase, with amino-acid sequence MLDWSPRFNFGNPRPLSAINHICIHVTVNSPGTPAENVAQYQIDSESGSYHMLVDTRLVVLKENTDDWQTWSAGPTSNRSGLHLSFVMRGTETREQWLAQDRMLRAGAQVCAEWARRYRIPVVKRSAGELRAGRGGFCGHVDTAQAWGETDHVDPGPGFPWDRFLAMVAEAQHPTPPKGDDDMTPEDRALLTETRDLCRFILAQLGGEKAPGQFGGWPQGGNRTMYDLLAATAARAGVPGTTDLKK